From the genome of Candidatus Effluviviaceae Genus V sp.:
GGCTAAGCCGTGCCCGCGTGCTCAGAGCGCGTTCAGCACGATGAGCTTCACGGGGCGCCGGCCGTCAGGTCAGGCGCCCTTCTTCTTTGGCGCCGAGTCTGGTCGGTCCTCGTGCCCGTCCTGATCGTCGCCGTGGGGGGATGCGCACCCCTCGTTCCGGGCGGTTCGGGGGACAGCGATGTAACGGAGAAGGCGCCCCCCGTAGAGCGTCGCGCGCCCGACCCCGAGCTCGCCCGGGCATGGAGCGAGGCCGTCGCAGCAGCTCCGCTCGTGCGCGTCGGGCTCGTGCGCGGCGCGGGCTCGGTCGTCGTGTCGAGCGACGGTCCGTACCGCGTGACCGTCTACGCCGGTACCGTGACCACGTACGAGAACCTCGGCCGGGCGTGGCGGTTCGATGCCGGGGGCAGGGGGCTGAGAGGGCGAAGCGGCGACGACCTCTTCGACATCGTCGCCGGCACCGTGCGCGTCGTACCGACGGGCGACGGTTTCCTGTCAGTGGACGGCACGGCCTACCGCGGCGAGGTGGAGATCTTCCTCGACCTGACGGGCAGGCTCTCCGTCGTCAATATCATCGATCTGGAGTCCTACCTCAGGGGCGTGGTTCCCCTTGAGATCGGCCCCCGGCCGATGGACGAGCTCGAGGCGGTCAAGGCCCAGGCGATCGCCGCCAGGACGTACGCTCTCGCATCCGGCGGGAAGCGTGCCGGCGGCGACTACGACATGCACGCGACCGTCGCGGACCAGGTCTACGGAGGGGTCGCGGCGGAGCACGAGACGAGCGACCGGGCGGTCCTCGAGACATCCGGACTGGCCGTCACCTACGGAGGCGAGCCGGTCATCGCCTATTTCCACGCGAACTGCGGCGGCAGGACCGAGGCGCGGCACGAGGTCTGGGAGATGGAGGAGGTTCCCTATCTTGCGTCGATCCTCGACACCCCGGGGGGGCTCGACGACCTCGACCGGGCCTATTGCCGGGAGGGCAGCGGGTTCCGGTGGACGGTCGAGTGGACCGGCGGGGACGTCGAACGGCTGGTCCATCAGGGCCTGCCCGAGGTGGCGTCGACCCCGGTCACCGAGCCGCCGCGGTCGGTGCGCGATCTGCGCGTGACCGACCGGACGCCGTCGGGGCGCGTGAGGTGGCTGGAGGTTGAGACCGACGCCGGCACGTGGCGCGTCTACGGCGACAGATGCCGGTGGCTGCTCCGCAGGGAAGGGGACAGGATCCTCCGAAGCGCCTGGTTCGACCTCGACGTCGACCGGCGTGGAGGGCGCGTGACGCGCCTGGTGGCGTCCGGCAGAGGCTACGGTCACGGGGTCGGCATGTGCCAGCACGGGGCCCTGGAGCGTGCCCGTCAGGGGTTCAGCTACGTCGACATTCTGGCCCACTACTACCGGAACACGACGGTCACACGAGAGTACTGAAGCGCCGGGCAGGAGACACGGTGAGCACCAAGGTTGTTATCTTCTTGAACAGTTGATGGGAACGCGGTACAGTGGTGATTGGGGGACTTGCATGGCCAGGCTCGCCAAGGGTGACTTCGGGACGTGGGCCGAGTACTACTCCGCGTACCAACGGGCGCTGGCGAAGCGGTTCCTCATGCCCTTCCTCCGAGAAAGCGGCGTCACACACGAGGGTCGGCGGGTGCTCGACCTGGGGTGTGGTGACGGGGGCTGCACGGCCGCCTTCGCCGAAGACGCCGCCTCGTGCGTCGGCGTCGACATCGATGAGTTTCCCTGGCCGCAGCGCCCCAACCTCGAGTTCGTTCAGGGCGATGTGCTCGACCCAGAGCTGGCGAACACGCTGTCCGGGCGATTCGATCTGGTCCTTATACGGGACGTGATCGAGCACGTCGAGGACAAGCCGACCCTGATGGAGCATGCCATCGGGGCACTGGACGGCAGTGGACACATCCTCATCACCTTTCCTCCGTACTACTCGCCGTTCGGCGCCCATCAGCAGGTCGAGCTGCGCGAATCCTCGGTCCGGTACGCGCCGTACATGCATGCTCATCCGGGCCTGAGGCATATAGCCCGTACCCGGATGACCATCGGCGCGTTCGAGCGACTGGTGCCGGGTGCCGGAGCGGAGATCGTTGCGCGGCGGCTGTTCGTATCTCGTCCCTCGTTCGAGCTGAGATACGGTATTCCCGTCGTCCGCTTCCCGTTCCCGTGGTTCAGGGGGCTGCGCGAGGTGATCTGCTCAGGCGCCTACTACCTGCTGGCCGCGGGTCGTTGAGGCGGACGGAGCGGGATCGGCAGGACCCTGCAACGGATGTCCCCGGGGCATCTGTTGACTGAGGACCGGCGTTCGGCCGGTGTCGGGAGAATGGGCTGCCGTCCCACGAGGAGGGAGGAGGACAATGAAGATCAATGTGATCGCGGTAATTGCAGTGTTTGTTCTGGCCGGAGGGTCGGCCTGGGGCGCGGTCTACCGCGTGGACGACAGCGGCCGGGCCCCCTTCTCGACGATCCAGGCTGCCGTGGACGCGGCGAGCCACGGCGATACGGTCCTTGTCGACGAGGGCTACTACAACGAGCGCATCATCATGAAGAACGGCGTCGCGCTCATCGGAGCAGGTGCCTCCAGCACCATCATCGACGGCACCGCCATCGACTACAGCACGGTCCACATGGGCGGCTCGTTCGACGCCATGACGCTGGTCCAGGGTTTCCGGATCCAGGGCGGGACGGGTCCCGGCTGGTCGGCCTGTGGCGTCTGGCTTGGTCTGG
Proteins encoded in this window:
- a CDS encoding SpoIID/LytB domain-containing protein, which gives rise to MPACSERVQHDELHGAPAVRSGALLLWRRVWSVLVPVLIVAVGGCAPLVPGGSGDSDVTEKAPPVERRAPDPELARAWSEAVAAAPLVRVGLVRGAGSVVVSSDGPYRVTVYAGTVTTYENLGRAWRFDAGGRGLRGRSGDDLFDIVAGTVRVVPTGDGFLSVDGTAYRGEVEIFLDLTGRLSVVNIIDLESYLRGVVPLEIGPRPMDELEAVKAQAIAARTYALASGGKRAGGDYDMHATVADQVYGGVAAEHETSDRAVLETSGLAVTYGGEPVIAYFHANCGGRTEARHEVWEMEEVPYLASILDTPGGLDDLDRAYCREGSGFRWTVEWTGGDVERLVHQGLPEVASTPVTEPPRSVRDLRVTDRTPSGRVRWLEVETDAGTWRVYGDRCRWLLRREGDRILRSAWFDLDVDRRGGRVTRLVASGRGYGHGVGMCQHGALERARQGFSYVDILAHYYRNTTVTREY
- a CDS encoding methyltransferase domain-containing protein, whose protein sequence is MGTRYSGDWGTCMARLAKGDFGTWAEYYSAYQRALAKRFLMPFLRESGVTHEGRRVLDLGCGDGGCTAAFAEDAASCVGVDIDEFPWPQRPNLEFVQGDVLDPELANTLSGRFDLVLIRDVIEHVEDKPTLMEHAIGALDGSGHILITFPPYYSPFGAHQQVELRESSVRYAPYMHAHPGLRHIARTRMTIGAFERLVPGAGAEIVARRLFVSRPSFELRYGIPVVRFPFPWFRGLREVICSGAYYLLAAGR